The sequence GCGATACAACGGTTTAGGGATAGTGAGCTTTTTGATAGAGTGAAAATTGGCTAATTGTAATGTTATTGTTCTATCGCCTGTTACGGCAAGGGATCAATAGTCGTCGCTAGCCAACTGCCAGTGGGCAAAACTGAGACAGGCGGGTTCACCGCGCGGTGAAAGTGATGGTAACGGGTGAATCTGCGAAAACAAGGATCAAAGTTGATTTATGCCGATAAAGCTGAGGAAAACTGATAGGTTGATAGCGGGAAGAAAAATCGTGATTGGCATGATGTTATTAGCCAATATTTCAGCCATAAAATTGGTTTGACTGAAGTTGGTCTGATTATAGCTTGCAAATATTTAGGTTGAAAAACGTTTACGCAATCGCCCTTATGATTTTGGATGCTGGAAGTGAAATATTTACAGACTTTACGGGGGTTGTTAAATTATGGTTTGATATAATTTGGTCAAACACTCTTTTTGTTGGTATATTTGAATTTTTGTATTGCTATGTGAATATTAATGCAATCACAATTGCTATTTTCTTTATTGTACTCAAGGTGAATGATATTAATGTATATCGTTTTAGTCTTGGGAATAAATCTCGGCAAATTGGTACTTTGCCATAGTATAATGAACATTTGTTTATTGGGAGTAAAATAGTTTTTAATTTATAGTCTTTTTCATTGATTTTGATGTTGAAGGTTTTGTATGGTAACCAAAGAAATTGGTGGAATATTAGTATGTCGTCTTTTTTGCACGAAAGCTCGCCAGTAACTATTTTGTACTTAAAGCTAAAGGTTTCATCGTTAATTTTTACATCTTTCTCATAAGAGAGCATTTTACGAAAATCCCTATTAGGAAACAAAGCCGTCTCACGTTAATCGGTGGTGAAACATTTTGGCTGAAAATAATTTAGCTCAAATCTAATCTTACGGAGGCACCAGAGAAATATGCGACTGTCAGATCAGATCTGAGTAAATACACATAAAAGTTACTTAAATCCAATTTTCCGATTTAAAAAATCAACTATTTTCTTATTGGCCTCACCTATATTTTCTTGCTTATAAAATCCGTGACCTTCTTTGTCTTTTATAAGTTTCTCATAAGGGATATTTGCTTTATCTAATGCCTTCATTAAAGCGTTAGCGTGCTCAATAGACGCTCTTTTATCTTCTTCGCCATGGATAATGAGTACTGAGGCCTTAAGCATATCGACAAAATGCACAGGGGATTGAGATTTTAATGCCGCTTTATCTGTACCGAGAGTTTTATCTAAATAAGCATCACCCCAACTGGTATCTTTCACATCGCCTTCGTTATATAACATTTCTAAATCGTAAACCCCAGCATAACCAATTGCACATTTAAAGGTATCAGGGTAGCGAGTCGCACTCTGCAAAGCACTATATCCACCAAAACTAATACCTAAAATACACATCCGATTTTCATCTGCAATACCTTGTTGTATGGCATATTGTGTTGCCAGCATTATATCGTCTTGAATTTTAGTGCCCCATTTTCCATAACCCGCTTCTTCAAAGTTTTTACCATAACCGGTTGAGCCCCTAAAGTTCACTTGCACCACAGCAAAACCTTGATTAGCCAGCATTTGCACTAATGGGTCGAATCCCCAATAATCACGAGCGTGTGGGCCACCATGGGGCAAGATAACTGTAGGTAAATTTGTTTTTTTATCTTTAGGCAAAGTCATCAATCCATTTAAGGTAAAACCATCCTTTGTTTTGATTCTAAAAGGTTCTGTTTCTGCCATTTCCTTGGCATTTATCCAGCCTCTACTGCTCATTAAAAAGCGCGCTTTCATTTGAGTGGTATCAAAAAGATAAAAATCACCTGGATTGCGATCACTACTCACATGCACAATAGCCTGTTTACCATCCTCAGTGATACTGCTAACCAGTACGCTATCACCATTAAAAGCATCGACTAAGGACTTGTGTAGCTTAGCGTCGACTGAGTCAGGTTTGAGATAAAGGTAATTAGGATAATCTTCATCTATCCGTAATCCATATACCTCATTCAATTGACTACCGATAGCATAAGTTGGATCAACCATCTCACTTTGATATAACTTAGTTTCTTTTTTAGTCGATAAATCATAGTGATATAAGCCTTTTGGTCCATCATCTGTGCTCTTTAAGGCATAAATACTTTGATTATCCGCAGCAAAAGCGATTGGCTCAAATGCCCCTGCAAATTTATCACCAAAGAGTTGCCAATCATCGCCTTGCCCTTTGCTATAGTAAAGTTGCGTAGTAAATTTATCATCAGTCCCTGCAACAAAACGCGGGACTCCAGCATGATCGATTAAAAACTGACTATAAGCTAAAGGCGCACGCTTGATTCGACGGGTTTTTCCTGAATATATATTGAGCTTTACAATTTCTGGAATCACATCCGTACGTCGACTTAAAGCTTGAGAGCGGATTAACACATGTTGATCATCCCCTTTCAGGTTATCAACTAAAAAACCGCCATTGCTTGTCGGTGTTTTGGCTCGGTAACCATAGATCATTGCTCCTTTCTTACCATCAAAATTGACAGCATAGATTTCACCATAATTTAATGGTTTTTCTAATGAGCCTCTAACCTGTTCAACCTGCACAATCACTCGTTCATTGTTGACCCAGTAGTAATCTGCAACTTGATCGCGCTTGTCTCCACCCAGCGCAAAAATGACCTTAAAAGTGTCACTATCTAAAAATGCTAAAGTTTTACGGCCTTCAGTATTAACTAATGTGGCAAGGTATTTCCCATCCGGTGATATTTTTACATCATAAAACTCAGGATGACGGGAAAAATCATTAATAGTCACCGCTTGGATGGAAAAACTGAAAAATATAGAAATCAATAATACTTTTAATATCACAATAACTTCTTTATAAAATAAATGAATTTTCATAAAACTCTCATTTAAACTATTAAACACAAAGGTAATAATGCTTATAGTGTAACCCCTTATCATCTTTACTAATGGAATGATCATCTTATTAATTAGTTAGATTTGCCTAATAAATCTACTGAATACTAATCAGTAGGTGATTTATGAAATCCAGTTTAAAATAAGTTTGATTACATTTCAAATGCATGCTTAATAAGTTACTACAAAAATTATTGCTAAATTATTTTTTTATGTTGTTATTATCAATTTCATGAAATCTATGCAACGCTCTATATTTTATTATCAACTTATGATAAAGGCAGCCGATAAAAAATGAAAGGAACAATAAAAACAAGCAAATCAGTTTTATTGCTACAGAGCAGTCAAATAAGAAATAATATAGTACAGAACTAATGAGTAAATAGAATGCACTATAATTGTAATCTAATTTATCCATAAATACCTCAAAAAAAGGCCTATATAACGTATAGGCCTTGTAATTATTATTTATAACAAACGGCAGCTGCTAGAAATCCCCCCAAAAAAGCACCAGCACTAGCACCTGCCGAAAAACCGCCTCCAAAACTAAGATATCCAGCTCCCAGTCCTCCAGCTAAAGATGCTCCGCCAACAACTAATGCCGTGCAAAGCCCTGAATCAATTCCACCTTGAACTTGTTCAAGATCGATTGCTTTTAAATCTTCCATTTATCTACCTCTTATCTTAATTGTGAACAAAGTGCTAAGCCTATTGATTGACCAAATTGGGCTCCCCAGAAACCGCCTGTAGCCATACCTCCAGGTCCAACTATACCTCCGGCGATCACACCAATAGCTCCTCCCATGATAGTAGTGCTACCCGTAAGTGCTACACATGCGGCTGAACTTCCATTAACCTGCTCAATTTCATTCATTGTTAATTCTTGCATAATGATTTCCTTCCATTACAATTTCACAGTTTTGATTGCTAAGTCGGTTTATCCATCTTAGCGGCTTTCCAAAGGCTCGGTTTCCGGCTAAAGTCACCGAGCCTTTGTTTTAACCTGTTAAATCACGATGTCAATGTCATCTAACAGTCTAAAATCTTGACCTTTTCAATCCTAAACCCTACTCTTATGACGCGGACTGGGCTTGCTGTAATTCTTCAGCAGTCATTATTTTCCCTTGATGCATCACAACCACTCTATCTGCCTGCTTAATGGTTTCTGGTCTATGGGCAATGATAATGCGGGTCATATTTAGGTTTTTTATCTGCTCACTGATTTTAGCCTCATTCATAATGTCGAGATGACTTGTAGCTTCATCCATAAACAAAATCGAGGGTGACTGATATAAGGCTCGTGCTAGCAATAAACGCTGTACTTGCCCACCCGAAAACTGATTCCCCATATCGCCCACTAAACTGTTATACCCCATGGGCATATGTGCGATATCCATATCAATCACCGCCAATTGTGCACATTGTTGCATTTTTACGTAATTAGGCTCAGGGTCGAAAAACGTAATATTGTCAGCAATCGAGCCTGAAAGCAGAGTATCGTCCTGCATAACGGCTGCGATTTGCTGCCGATATTGTGTTAATCCAATCTGTTGTATCGCTTGGCCATCGAGCAAAATACGTCCACTCGAGGGGACTAATAGCCCTAGCATCAGTTTCACTAAGGTGGTCTTGCCACAACCAGAAGCCCCCACTATAGCGACAGATTCTCCCGCCTGAATATCGAGGCTCAGGTTGCTAACCACCTCGGGCTCATTTTCACCATAACGAAAGCTTACGTTCTCTAAACTTAAGCGCCCTTTGACAACATTGAGCGGTGTAAAGCCTTCTTGATGAGCCTCTTGCTCGTGGAGAGCAATGTCAGAGATACGGTCAAGGTGTAATCGCAACATACGAAACATAATTAACTGTTCAATTAAGCTTGCCACTCGCTCAGTCATTTGATTTTTGTAAGCAATAAAGGCTAATACCATGCCGATGGTGAGGCCACCACTCATGACAATCATTGCCGCCATGTAAATCACAATGATATTTTCAACTCCAAACAACAGTTTGTTCATTGCATCGAAGCTGATTTTTAGCCTACCTAAACGAATGTCAGCATTGATGACTTCACTGTAGCGATTTTGCCAAATACCTTGCCTAGCGCTTTCACAGGTAAATAACTTGATGGTTTGAATACCTCGGATATTTTCCAAAAAGTTACTTTGCTCTTTTGCTTTTGCTTGAATCGACTCTTCTGTGGCTCGATGAAGTGGCCTGTATAATGCGAAACGCATCAAGGTATACAATGCCACAGCAGCCATGACGACAAGCGTGAGTTTTACACTGTAAATCAGCATCATCACTAAAACCGCAATGGACATGACTCCATCAACAACCGTTTCAACTAGGCCTGTCGTTAGCCGCTCACGTACTTGTGCCAAAGAGCCAAAACGCGACACTAAATCACCAATATGCCGCTTTTCAAAATAGTTCATGGGTAAGCGCAATAGATGGCGCAGTAAATTAACCCCCATTTGCATATTCAATAGGCTAGAAACCCTTAACACTAGCCAGCTGCGCACACCGGTGGTAAACACGTTTATCACCACCAACAGCCCGAAGCCAATGGCTAGCACAATCAGCAAAGGCTGGTCCTGACTCACCAATACCTCATCAACCACCCATTGCATGTAATAAGGCGTGACTAACGCAAATACCTGTAATAATACGGATAAGAGCAGCAATGTTATCAACGCTGCGTTAACGCCACTGATTTTGGTCCACAGTTGGCTTAATCGCATTTGCTGGCGTTCATCTTGTTTTACAAACGCCTTCGTCGGTGTCAACTCAAGTGCAATTCCTGTAAAATGTTTAGCAAATTCCTGCAGCGATAAGGTGCGTTTACCAGCAGCAGGGTCATTTATGCTGATGCTTTTTTTAGTGACACCAGTGAGTACAACAAAGTGATTCATATCCCAATGGAGAATACAAGGTAGTGCTAACTTACCTACCTCTTCCAACGGGCACTTGAGCGCTCGACTGGAGAGTCCAATAGAATCACCTAATGAAATTAACTGCTGTAAATTCATCCCTTTTAAATTAGCGGTGAAGCGCTTGCGTAACGCCGCCATGTCTAACTTGTGACCGTTGAAGCTTGCTATCATCGCCATACAGGCAAGACCGCATTCCGCCATTTCAGCTTGTAAAATAAGTGGCACACGCTTATTGCCAGAGAACTCAAGTAAGTCAACGGGACTATTGCTCTCGCTTGCCATCAAGGCGGCATGTTTGTCAGTTGCAATTGTCATTAACTCACCCTTCCGCGCAGGCTGTAAATTGGGTCAAGCAACCAATCGAGCAGCGTGCGCCTGTCCAGAACTATATCTGCCTCTAAGAGCATGCCGCTTTTAAGGGGGAATGCTTCACCATAGGCCTGCATGTCTTGCGCGGATAAGGTTGTCTTTATACGGTAAACAGGCTCTGATAACTTAACGGGTAAATCGGCTTCACCATCGAGTAGTAATGCTTTATCTACACGCAATACCTCACTGTGCAGAAAACCAAACCGTTGATAAGGAAATGCATCAAAGCGTAATCTAGCCTCATCACCCTGTTTAACAAACCCCGCACTTCTTGTTGGTAGTAATAACTCTGCTACCAATGAAGAGCCCTTTGGGATAATGCTCATTAATGGGCGATTGCTGGCAATAAACTCGCCCTCAACAACACTTACTGCCGCCACAGTACCTGATTCTTGAGCGCGTATAACAAATGTGTAACTATTCTCCGCTTCATTTAATTGTCTTTGAATATCAGATTGGCGCTTATGAACATCTGACTGTTTTAAATTAAATTGGAACGGTAAGCTCACTAATTCAGCGTGAGTTTGATTTAACTCGCGGTCAATCGATATTTTGTTCGACTCTAAGTTTTCCACTTCTTGCTTTACTTCAATTAATTTTGATAATTGAAGCTGATAATCAAGCTCTGATAAATAACCATCTTTGTAGAGCTTGTCGTGTTGTTTTTTCTGTGCAACTTGTATGTTTAATTTATCTGCTAACAACTGTTTTTGTCTAGATAATACCTTCATCGATTCTGATAAGTCAGACAACCTTTTTTTGAGCCTAAGAGTCTCGGCTGCATTCAGCTCTATGTTGTTATCTAATTCTTGATTTAAAATACTTTGCTGTTGTTTTAACTCACTTATCAGTGTTTCGCTTAACTCAAAACCAGATGCCATGCTGCTTCTTATTATGACTGTTACTAATGGGTCGCCTGCATTGACATCACTACCTTCCTTTACGTGCAAGATATCCACATTTCCAATGCGATTAGCATAGGTTTTTATCACACCTTTATCGGGGACAAGATATCCGCGAACCGTTTCTTTGCGAGCGTAATGTGAAAAATATAAAAATAAAATAATCGCAGTAACGATTAATAATATGGCTATGGAAATAGTGTATATAGATAATGGTTGAGCTAACGATATATCGCCATATAGCCGCTGCTTTTGTTCGTTAACTACTTGTTGGCGAAATAAGTCAGACATGGCATGGGTCCTGTTAATGGGTTTTGGGTATAATGCTGTGCTAAGTCAATCCCTGTAGAATCCGTGTTAGTTTCAGGTTAATGATGTGAGTCATTCAGGTATATACTACTTTAGTATGGTTATTTGGCGTGAGTAAAATGTGGATTGTTAGATGGCGCATGGTTGAATTGCTGGTGTATTAAATTCATTGGCAATAAATTATCAAGGATTACAAATTATTAACAATCTTACCGAATGGCGTATTTGTGGTAGTGATATTTCAATGCTTTGTATAGCTAATAGGCATTATTTGTTAGAACTAAACGAGTGTTTTAAATATATTTTTAGGGGATACGCTAAAAAGATACAAGAATGATATTATGGGAGGTTGTTAGTCTGTAATTTTTGGTCGCGGGAAACTACTTCTTCTTACATATATAACTTTTATTATTTATGCATGTTCTATGTGATTGATGTGGTTAATTTAGTTTAAATATTAATCGGTAAAACATTAACGCAAAATGCCACCTTAGCTCGTTTTGCGTTGTCCACACTTCACGCCGCTAAAAAATCCAGTATTTTTTGGGGGAAAATTGTCACTTTAAGAGAATTTTTGCCTGTAAATTTGATTGCGGGAAACTACTTTTTTGCACAGCTTTTATTATTTATGCATGTTATATGTGTCTGATGTAATTAGTTTAGTTTCAAATATACATCTGTAAAAAATTAACGCAAAAATGCCATCTTAGCTCGTTTTGCATTGTCCGCACTTCACGCCACTAAAATAAGCCACGTTTTTTGCCGAAAATGACACAAAAATGCCACCTTAAAGAGGTTTTTTGCCCGAAAATTGGTTGCGTGGGACTACTTTTTTACACAACCCCAGCCCCTTCAAAGGGTTCTAAGTTGCTGATATACTTAACCTGAGCGGAAATAATCGAACACGTAAAATTAATGCAAATATGCCACCTTGGCACGTCCCATATTCTCCACACCCCACGCAAGAATTGATAAATCAATTCTCATGGTTGTTTGTGTTTTAAGTTATTGAAAATAAATACTTTGTAATCTGTAGCCAATTTAGAATAAATTTTTAAAAATTCATTTTAAATTTGTTGGAAAGTGTATTTCTCGCGAACTGCCCGTCAGGTCCATGTGTATTAGATCCTTATTCCTGTTGGGCTACAGAGGAGTGTATTTCACTTGTATTGCAAATTATCGAATTTTATAAGTCACTGTTTTAAAATTAATTATTGTTTTGGTGTATTACTCGTGAAATACTTGGAAATCGAGCGCAATACATGTGAGCTACACTCTTTCTTATGAAAAATCATTGTGTATTGCAGGTGTATCGTAGTTTTTTTCCTGTTGAGGTATGAATAATGGCTAGAAATAAAGTGATCCAAGTAGCGTGTCCTCCGGATCTGTATTCAAAAATTAAAGATTACAAAGGGGCTAAAAATCTGGCGAGTGATGCTGATGCAATGAGGGAGTTAACCTTATTTGCTCTGCGGATCATTGAGCATTCAAATGACAAAGATGAGGGGATTTCAACAAGGGAATTACTCGAAGTCCTTCTTGATAATGTGATAAAAATTCATCATCAAACATCTATTAACTATTATCAAAACTTTAACGCAGAACAATACAATGCAAATATGAAAGAGCCTGATGTTGTTCCCTCATACAAGAGGTTAATGGCAAAAGCCGAGGAAAGAACTCAACAAATATTAGCCGGTGATAATCCTTAAAGGTTTATTCTTTTATGTTGCTTAAAGTAAATGGCGGTTAGATTAACCGCCATATGGTTTTTTATCTGGTTTTTTCGCCAATATTAGGTGTGTCAAATTCGAGAGGTTTTTCTTTTGATGCTCGGTCACTATCCATTGCTAAATGTTGATAGTGTTCATCATGCTTAATTCTACTGGCCGATAAATTATCGCTGTCCTCTTTAGCCGTTATGTTTCTCGAACCTGCAATGTCATTATTTAATGATTGGATCATTTTAGATATTGTGGTGTCTTTTTTCGTGATGTTATGAACGGCTTCATTCACTAATTGTTTAATGGTTTCGTGCTTATTAAGCCCTTCGGGGATTGAGCTTGGCTCAATAATGATAGCGTGCTTATTCTCTTTGCTAAACTTATCAGTTAAGTCGTTTGATAGTTTAGTTGTGTCTTGTGCATTGTTACTGTCAAGTACCACAATGACGTTTTCACGTAATTCATGAGTGTTGATGGTTTTTGTATCGTTGTTATTATTTAGTGCAATAATATCAGCCCCATTTTTATTGTCGGCATTTATCTTAAGCGCATTCTCTACGCCGACAGCGACAATACTATAGTCTGAATTATTCCCTTTGCTGATAATCGTACTGTTACCAGATTTAGAGCCCAGTATGCGCTTGTTTATTTTAAGCGCTGCAATGTCACTGCTGGATTTATCAAGGTAAGTAATTTCGACTGCCTTGGTCTCATTCTTTTCATTGGTGATATTTGTTATTAAAGCTGGATAAGTTTGGCGTGTTTCAGATGAAAAAACCGCAGGATGAAAACGGATGTTTTCGTGTTGTGTGATATCAATTCCCTGCTTAGCTAAATAGGTTTGTACAGGGGATTCAGTAATGGGCTTAGCCTCATTAAAGTATTGATTAGTGTTCTGGTCTAATCCCATCGGACACTTAATTTTGAGACAGTATGGTCAATAAATTAAGAGGTCTATATGAGTCTGAAAAAATCACATAAGAGTTATCCGCAGGCATTTAAAGATGAAGCCGTCTTGATGGTGCTGGAGCAAGGTTATAGCGTTGCCGATGCGGCAAAGTCTCTTGGAGTTAGCACGAGCCTGCTTTACAACTGGAAGGAAAAACACGAAGCCCTGCAACAAGGCATCACCTTAGAAGAGTCTGAGCGTGATGAGTTGAAGCGATTGCGTAGAGAAAACAAAGAATTACGCATGGAGAAAGAAATTCTAAAAAAGGCAAGCGCCTTCTTTGCGAGAGAAATGAAGTAAGATTTCGTTTCATCAAACTGCAATCTCACCTGTTTCCCATAACACTGTTATGTCGAGTAATGAGTGTCAGTAAGTCAGGCTATTACGATTGGCATAAACGCCCTGCAAACGTGATAAGCGTTGAAACACTGAAGCTTTATCGCCTTGTTCGACAGCTATTTAAGCAAAGTCGAGGCAGCTTAGGGAATCGTGAAATGGTGAAGAAATTGCGCAAGGAAGGCTACCAGGTTGGTCGCTATCTCGTTCGTAAAATTATGCACCGCCTTCGACTCAAAGCAACCCAGCGATGTGCTTACAAGGTGACGACACAGCGAAAACACTCAGATGCAGTGGCTGATAACCTGTTAAACATGAACTTTAATCCAGTATCGGCTAATCAGGTCTGGGCGGGTGACGTGACCTATTTAAAGACGGGTGAAGGCTGGATGTACTTAGCTGTGGTGATGGATTTATATTCACGCCGGATTGTGGGATGGCGCATAGACAAACGCATGACCACAGATTTGATATCCAAGGCATTAATAAAAGCCTACAACCTGCGACAACCAGCGCGAGGGCTGGTATTTCACAGTGACCGAGGCTCGCAATATACCAGTAAACAATTCGGTAGGCTGCTATCGAGCTATGGTATCCGAGCCAGCATGGGTGATGTGGGTGCGTGTTGGGATAATGCCGTTGTTGAGCGATTCTTTGGTAGCTTGAAACACGATTGGATTTTTAAAGTTGCTCAACCAACAAGGGAGTTTATGAAGCAAGATGTGACGGCTTACATCAAATATTACAACTTGGAGCGACTTCATTCTGCTAATAACGATCTGTCACCTGTAGAGTTTGAGAATTCTCAAGTAAAAGTGTCCAGTTTGGGTTGACCAGTACAGCCGTTGCTTGCAGTATTCTTATTACTACATTATTAAGAAATATTGTTCTGATTTCATTTGATGATGCACAACCAAATTCAGCTCGAAGATCTGCTAAATGTTTTTCAATAGCAGTTCGAGAGCAATTGCCTTTGCTTTGCAGTTGTGCAGTAGTCATTCCAAGCGAGAAATTTTTCATCACTTCTAGCTGTCTAGTGGTAAGAGTGGGAAAGAGCTCTTTTAGCAGATTGTTTTCGTTTTCGTTCTGGGTCATAGTTTTACTTCTTTATCGAAAAAACAATATGTTCTATCATCAGAATGAATAGACAAAGTGCCATAAAGGTACTGTATAACAGTAAAGATACTGTTATACAGTACCTTGGTCAACAAAATATTATTTGAATGAAAAAAAAATATAAGCCCTCAACCACTTCAAAAACGGAGTTAATCGCTTTTAGGTGTCCTGTTGAGTTGAAAAAGAAAATAAACGATGCTGTTGAAAAACAACAATTTCAAAGCGTTACGGATCTTATTGTTCAATCTGTCAGCGAAAAACTAGGTGGTGAATCTGATTTGGGTTCATAGTTGATCTGTTTTGCATTAGTCTTGCAATTTGTGTGACGAGCAATTAAAATACGGAGTAGATTTTGAAGCAAAAGTGCATTACATAGCACGCTACTACATAGTTTTCTATGTAGTGTATTTTTCAAAATTAGAGTGTGTTGGGGGTGGTTCCCTGACGTTAAGCATTCGACAACGAAGCCGACTTACCGAATGGGTCGGCTTTTTTGTGCCTAAATTTCAAGGCATTGAAAGATCGTTGATCTTTGCGATCGTTTAGTTTAGAGTGATCGGCAATGTTTGATCTAACCAATCAAGCAGCCCAAAAACATTCGGAATCATAACAAATGCCTAATATTTTTTTTGGCTGCCATTTGCAGCACCTAATCCGTAGACACATAAGACCACTTTGCGTTAGCCCGGTTTTGATCATTCGATCACCGCTTAACTGCATTGTCGGCATGTGTCATGCAAAAATCTAAAGCCGATAAAGCACGCATCAAGCGCCAAAAGTTGCGTTCAGCTAAACGCGAAGCTGCGTTACATGTTAAAACGCAGAATACGGCGGTTGGCTCTAATGCCTACAAAGCTAGCCTTGAGG comes from Shewanella oneidensis MR-1 and encodes:
- a CDS encoding alpha/beta hydrolase family protein, with the protein product MKIHLFYKEVIVILKVLLISIFFSFSIQAVTINDFSRHPEFYDVKISPDGKYLATLVNTEGRKTLAFLDSDTFKVIFALGGDKRDQVADYYWVNNERVIVQVEQVRGSLEKPLNYGEIYAVNFDGKKGAMIYGYRAKTPTSNGGFLVDNLKGDDQHVLIRSQALSRRTDVIPEIVKLNIYSGKTRRIKRAPLAYSQFLIDHAGVPRFVAGTDDKFTTQLYYSKGQGDDWQLFGDKFAGAFEPIAFAADNQSIYALKSTDDGPKGLYHYDLSTKKETKLYQSEMVDPTYAIGSQLNEVYGLRIDEDYPNYLYLKPDSVDAKLHKSLVDAFNGDSVLVSSITEDGKQAIVHVSSDRNPGDFYLFDTTQMKARFLMSSRGWINAKEMAETEPFRIKTKDGFTLNGLMTLPKDKKTNLPTVILPHGGPHARDYWGFDPLVQMLANQGFAVVQVNFRGSTGYGKNFEEAGYGKWGTKIQDDIMLATQYAIQQGIADENRMCILGISFGGYSALQSATRYPDTFKCAIGYAGVYDLEMLYNEGDVKDTSWGDAYLDKTLGTDKAALKSQSPVHFVDMLKASVLIIHGEEDKRASIEHANALMKALDKANIPYEKLIKDKEGHGFYKQENIGEANKKIVDFLNRKIGFK
- a CDS encoding bacteriocin-like peptide, with translation MEDLKAIDLEQVQGGIDSGLCTALVVGGASLAGGLGAGYLSFGGGFSAGASAGAFLGGFLAAAVCYK
- a CDS encoding bacteriocin-like peptide yields the protein MQELTMNEIEQVNGSSAACVALTGSTTIMGGAIGVIAGGIVGPGGMATGGFWGAQFGQSIGLALCSQLR
- a CDS encoding peptidase domain-containing ABC transporter, whose protein sequence is MTIATDKHAALMASESNSPVDLLEFSGNKRVPLILQAEMAECGLACMAMIASFNGHKLDMAALRKRFTANLKGMNLQQLISLGDSIGLSSRALKCPLEEVGKLALPCILHWDMNHFVVLTGVTKKSISINDPAAGKRTLSLQEFAKHFTGIALELTPTKAFVKQDERQQMRLSQLWTKISGVNAALITLLLLSVLLQVFALVTPYYMQWVVDEVLVSQDQPLLIVLAIGFGLLVVINVFTTGVRSWLVLRVSSLLNMQMGVNLLRHLLRLPMNYFEKRHIGDLVSRFGSLAQVRERLTTGLVETVVDGVMSIAVLVMMLIYSVKLTLVVMAAVALYTLMRFALYRPLHRATEESIQAKAKEQSNFLENIRGIQTIKLFTCESARQGIWQNRYSEVINADIRLGRLKISFDAMNKLLFGVENIIVIYMAAMIVMSGGLTIGMVLAFIAYKNQMTERVASLIEQLIMFRMLRLHLDRISDIALHEQEAHQEGFTPLNVVKGRLSLENVSFRYGENEPEVVSNLSLDIQAGESVAIVGASGCGKTTLVKLMLGLLVPSSGRILLDGQAIQQIGLTQYRQQIAAVMQDDTLLSGSIADNITFFDPEPNYVKMQQCAQLAVIDMDIAHMPMGYNSLVGDMGNQFSGGQVQRLLLARALYQSPSILFMDEATSHLDIMNEAKISEQIKNLNMTRIIIAHRPETIKQADRVVVMHQGKIMTAEELQQAQSAS
- a CDS encoding HlyD family efflux transporter periplasmic adaptor subunit; its protein translation is MSDLFRQQVVNEQKQRLYGDISLAQPLSIYTISIAILLIVTAIILFLYFSHYARKETVRGYLVPDKGVIKTYANRIGNVDILHVKEGSDVNAGDPLVTVIIRSSMASGFELSETLISELKQQQSILNQELDNNIELNAAETLRLKKRLSDLSESMKVLSRQKQLLADKLNIQVAQKKQHDKLYKDGYLSELDYQLQLSKLIEVKQEVENLESNKISIDRELNQTHAELVSLPFQFNLKQSDVHKRQSDIQRQLNEAENSYTFVIRAQESGTVAAVSVVEGEFIASNRPLMSIIPKGSSLVAELLLPTRSAGFVKQGDEARLRFDAFPYQRFGFLHSEVLRVDKALLLDGEADLPVKLSEPVYRIKTTLSAQDMQAYGEAFPLKSGMLLEADIVLDRRTLLDWLLDPIYSLRGRVS
- a CDS encoding DUF7146 domain-containing protein, whose protein sequence is MGLDQNTNQYFNEAKPITESPVQTYLAKQGIDITQHENIRFHPAVFSSETRQTYPALITNITNEKNETKAVEITYLDKSSSDIAALKINKRILGSKSGNSTIISKGNNSDYSIVAVGVENALKINADNKNGADIIALNNNNDTKTINTHELRENVIVVLDSNNAQDTTKLSNDLTDKFSKENKHAIIIEPSSIPEGLNKHETIKQLVNEAVHNITKKDTTISKMIQSLNNDIAGSRNITAKEDSDNLSASRIKHDEHYQHLAMDSDRASKEKPLEFDTPNIGEKTR
- a CDS encoding IS3-like element ISSod1 family transposase (programmed frameshift) → MSLKKSHKSYPQAFKDEAVLMVLEQGYSVADAAKSLGVSTSLLYNWKEKHEALQQGITLEESERDELKRLRRENKELRMEKEIPKKGKRLLCERNEVRFRFIKLQSHLFPITLLCRVMSVSKSGYYDWHKRPANVISVETLKLYRLVRQLFKQSRGSLGNREMVKKLRKEGYQVGRYLVRKIMHRLRLKATQRCAYKVTTQRKHSDAVADNLLNMNFNPVSANQVWAGDVTYLKTGEGWMYLAVVMDLYSRRIVGWRIDKRMTTDLISKALIKAYNLRQPARGLVFHSDRGSQYTSKQFGRLLSSYGIRASMGDVGACWDNAVVERFFGSLKHDWIFKVAQPTREFMKQDVTAYIKYYNLERLHSANNDLSPVEFENSQVKVSSLG